From Scomber scombrus chromosome 9, fScoSco1.1, whole genome shotgun sequence, one genomic window encodes:
- the LOC133986318 gene encoding protocadherin gamma-A5-like, with translation MPFSSCEATIKWQVRAFILVFLVERTVCQIRYSVPEEMRKGSFVGNVAEDLGIDAKRLKSGGSRIVSTESSEYIRLDVDKGILVVGERIDREQLCGQTAPCSLNFEMIMTNPMQLHSVVVEVLDVNDNAPVFHEKEMHLELVESALPGTEILQASATDPDVGINALHGYTLHPTTHFNIKVLSSPNGHKYAQLYLSSALDREKEAKLLLTLTAVDGGEPQRSGTLKIHVTVRDTNDNAPVFTQSIFKASVRENVPKGTLVVTLSATDADEGVNGRVTYHFNRMSSNVAELFDLDENSGDLTVKGLIDYEETTIYEIGVQAKDQGGQSTSTSVIIEVIDVNDNAPVITLTSFSNAIVEDSPTGTTVAIINVKDVDSGKSGKVDCSINSNIPFTIQSSLKNYYTLVTNGVLDRERNPDYNIVFTAVDEGSPALSTNKTVSLRITDVNDNAPVFEQSHYEANIMENNSPGVSVFSVKAHDSDSGQNARVSYLLIDTQFNGNPISTYLSVNAESGAIQTVRSFDYEQIKSLHFLVKGQDGGSPPLCSNTTVKINIQDQNDNPPQVLYPVQTGGSPVAEMVPRSADVSYLVTKVVAVDVDSGQNAWLSYKLQKATDRALFEVGLQNGEIRTIRQVTDKDAVKQRLTVIVEDNGQPSRSATVIVNVAVADSFPEVLSEFTDFTHDKEYNDNLTFYLVLALAVVSFLFITCLVVIISVKIYRWRQSRILYHSNLPVIPYYPPRYSDTLGTGTLQHVYNYEVCRTTDSRKSDCKFGRAGSQNVLIMDPSSTATMQRIQSEKSILDEPDSPQEVGFTFYL, from the coding sequence ATGCCTTTTAGCAGCTGTGAAGCCACGATTAAATGGCAAGTACGGGCCTTCATCCTTGTTTTTCTCGTTGAAAGGACAGTTTGCCAGATCCGCTACTCTGTCCCAGAGGAAATGAGAAAAGGCTCCTTTGTGGGAAATGTGGCTGAAGATTTAGGTATTGACGCTAAAAGACTGAAATCAGGCGGTTCCCGAATTGTTAGCACTGAAAGCAGCGAGTATATTAGACTGGATGTAGACAAAGGGATTCTGGTCGTAGGAGAAAGAATAGATAGAGAGCAACTATGCGGACAGACAGCTCCCTGCAGTTTGAATTTTGAAATGATTATGACGAATCCAATGCAGCTACATAGCGTTGTTGTAGAAGTGTTGGATGTTAATGATAATGCACCCGTGTTTCATGAGAAAGAAATGCATTTAGAGCTAGTAGAATCTGCACTTCCAGGAACCGAAATATTACAAGCGAGTGCAACCGACCCCGATGTTGGCATAAACGCCTTACACGGCTATACTCTGCAcccaacaacacattttaatattaaggTCCTGTCCAGCCCAAATGGCCATAAATATGCACAGCTGTATCTTTCTAGTGCTTTAGACAGGGAGAAAGAGGCGAAGCTGCTTCTCACGCTAACTGCTGTAGATGGCGGTGAACCACAGCGATCAGGCACGCTAAAAATACATGTAACTGTCCGAGATACAAATGACAATGCTCCGGTTTTTACCCAATCAATTTTCAAGGCGTCTGTTAGAGAAAATGTTCCAAAAGGAACTTTAGTGGTGACCTTGAGCGCAACAGATGCAGATGAAGGGGTGAACGGCCGTGTTACATACCATTTTAATCGCATGTCTAGTAATGTTGCTGAACTATTTGATCTGGATGAAAACAGCGGCGATTTAACAGTAAAAGGTCTGATTGATTATGAAGAGACTACAATTTATGAGATTGGCGTGCAGGCTAAAGATCAAGGTGGGCAAAGTACATCAACAAGTGTAATAATTGAGGTGATTGATGTAAATGACAATGCCCCTGTAATAACGTTAACTTCGTTTTCTAATGCCATCGTTGAGGATTCTCCTACTGGAACTACTGTAGCTATCATAAACGTTAAAGATGTAGATTCGGGAAAAAGTGGCAAAGTAGACTGCTCAATTAACAGCAATATCCCATTCACAATCCAGTCATCTCTAAAGAATTATTATACTCTGGTAACAAACGGCGTCCTTGACAGGGAGCGCAATCCTGATTACAATATCGTTTTCACGGCTGTGGATGAAGGCTCCCCGGCTCTCTCAACTAACAAGACGGTTTCACTTCGAATAACTGACGTCAATGATAACGCCCCAGTATTTGAACAGAGCCATTATGAAGCTAATATTATGGAAAACAACTCCCCGGGAGTATCAGTATTTTCTGTGAAAGCACATGACTCTGACTCTGGGCAGAACGCACGAGTGTCTTACCTGCTTATTGATACTCAGTTTAATGGTAATCCCATATCCACTTATTTATCTGTTAACGCAGAAAGTGGAGCTATACAGACAGTTCGATCATTTGACTATGAGCAAATTAAAAGCTTACATTTTTTAGTTAAAGGACAGGATGGGGGCTCTCCACCTTTATGCAGCAATACcacagttaaaataaacattcaagATCAGAACGACAACCCCCCTCAGGTTCTGTACCCAGTCCAGACCGGTGGCTCTCCTGTGGCTGAAATGGTGCCTCGTTCTGCAGATGTTAGCTATCTGGTGACTAAAGTGGTGGCTGTGGATGTGGACTCTGGACAGAATGCCTGGCTCTCCTATAAACTGCAGAAAGCCACAGACAGGGCGCTGTTTGAAGTGGGCTTACAGAATGGAGAAATTAGAACTATCCGCCAGGTGACTGATAAAGATGCTGTGAAACAAAGACTGACTGTTATAGTGGAGGACAACGGGCAGCCCTCTCGTTCAGCTACAGTCATTGTTAACGTGGCGGTGGCGGACAGCTTTCCTGAAGTGCTGTCAGAATTCACTGACTTTACACACGACAAGGAATACAATGACAACCTGACTTTTTACTTAGTGTTGGCTCTGGCTGtagtttccttcctcttcatcacgtGTTTAGTGGTTATTATATCAGTGAAAATCTACAGATGGAGACAGTCTCGCATCCTGTATCACTCCAATCTCCCTGTGATTCCATATTATCCACCACGTTACTCAGACACTTTGGGGACAGGGACTCTCCAACACGTGTACAATTACGAGGTGTGCAGGACGACTGACTCCAGAAAGAGTGACTGTAAGTTCGGCAGAGCTGGTAGTCAGAATGTGCTGATAATGGACCCCAGTTCTACAGCGACGATGCAGCGGATACAGAGTGAAAAGAGCATCCTGGATGAACCAGACTCTCCTCAAGAGGTTGGCTTTACCTTTTATTTATAA
- the LOC133986319 gene encoding protocadherin beta-16-like, whose protein sequence is MSVRTMRRQVLLFILTFSLSSVLGQVTYSIPEEMSKGSLVGYIAQDLGIDVKRLRSGKARIYTEDNAEYIELNKERGVLLAKERIDREALCGQTTPCALHLQITLEDPIEFYTVTVEINDINDNVPSFKKDEMKFRISESAVIGAKFVLERAMDLDVGVNGLQGYSLKPTDNFNLKLQNQQDGSKKVEMVLQKHLDRESQEHLSLTLTATDGGDPQLSGAMRIEISVLDVNDNAPVFTQEVYKVTIIENAMKGTILSTVSAVDADQGSNGKVTYSITNTLDDVPLMFEIDEQNGIVALTGNLDYEKAQHYEIHVQASDDGGLTDSCKIIVEVTDTNDNPPSISIMSKTNSISENSAPGTVVTIFNVQDPDSGENGKVACNIAENMPFVMKATSKKFFSLITDIDLDRERSSEYNITVTCSDEGVPSLSSSVTLTLQISDVNDNAPVFDRSSYEAYIKENNTPGLSIFTVKARDADWNQNARVSYILEDSSVNGVPVSSYVSVSADSGVIHAVRSFDYEQIKDFQFRVKALDGGSPPLSSNVTVKIMIQDQNDNPPQVLYPVQTGGSLVAEMVPRSADVGYLVTKVVAVDVDSGQNAWLSYKLQKATDRALFEVGLQNGEIRTIRQVTDKDAVKQRLTVIVEDNGQPSRSATVIVNVAVADSFPEVLSEFTDFTHDKDYNDNLTFYLVLALGVVSFLFITCVVVIISVKIYRWRQSRILYHSNLPVIPYYPPRYSDTLGTGTLQHVYNYEVCRTTDSRKSDCKFGRAGSQNVLIMDPSSTGTMQRIQSEKSILDELDSPLEVRVFICDSPQTSYE, encoded by the coding sequence ATGTCGGTCAGAACAATGAGACGGCAAGTACTATTGTTCATCTTGACGTTTTCTCTCAGCTCAGTGCTCGGGCAGGTCACCTACTCCATTCCCGAAGAAATGTCAAAAGGTTCTTTGGTTGGTTACATAGCGCAGGATTTAGGGATAGACGTGAAAAGACTGAGGTCAGGTAAAGCTCGCATATATACAGAGGACAACGCAGAATACATCGAGCTGAATAAAGAAAGAGGAGTCCTGCTTGCTAAAGAGAGGATCGACAGAGAGGCGCTCTGCGGACAGACAACACCTTGTGCTTTACATCTTCAAATCACATTGGAGGATCCTATTGAATTCTATACAGTTACAGTCGaaattaatgacattaatgatAATGTGCCCAGCTTCAAAAAGGATGAGATGAAATTTAGGATTAGTGAGTCGGCTGTGATTGGAGCAAAATTTGTGCTAGAAAGAGCCATGGATCTAGATGTCGGTGTGAACGGATTGCAAGGATATTCGTTAAAGCCTACAGATAACTTTAATCTAAAGCTACAAAATCAACAAGATGGAAGTAAAAAGGTAGAGATGGTTTTGCAAAAACATCTGGATAGAGAGTCGCAAGAGCACCTGTCTTTAACACTCACAGCTACCGATGGTGGTGATCCACAGCTGTCGGGAGCAATGCGAATAGAGATTTCAGTGCTAGATGTTAATGACAATGCCCCAGTATTTACGCAGGAAGTATATAAGGTTACGATAATAGAGAATGCTATGAAAGGCACGATTTTGAGTACCGTCAGCGCTGTAGATGCAGATCAAGGTTCAAATGGAAAAGTGACATATTCAATAACAAACACGCTGGATGATGTCCCTCTTATGTTTGAAATCGACGAACAAAATGGTATCGTAGCTTTAACTGGAAACTTGGATTACGAAAAGGCACAACACTATGAAATACACGTACAAGCAAGTGATGATGGAGGACTGACAGATTCTTGTAAGATTATAGTTGAGGTGACCGATACTAATGATAATCCACCATCTATTAGTATTATGTCTAAAACTAATTCAATATCAGAAAATTCTGCGCCGGGGACTGTAGTAACCATATTTAATGTTCAAGATCCAGACTCTGGAGAAAATGGCAAAGTCGCATGTAATATCGCAGAAAACATGCCATTTGTGATGAAAGCAACGTCGAAAAAATTCTTTAGCCTAATAACAGACATTGATTTGGACAGAGAGAGATCCTCTGAGTATAATATAACTGTGACCTGCTCTGATGAGGGAGTGCCCTCCCTCTCCAGCAGCGTCACTCTCACCTTACAAATATCTGATGTGAATGATAACGCACCTGTGTTTGACAGGAGCTCATATGAGGCCtacattaaagaaaacaacacaccagGCCTCTCTATATTCACAGTGAAAGCCAGAGACGCTGACTGGAACCAGAATGCCCGTGTTTCTTACATACTGGAGGACTCCTCTGTTAACGGAGTGCCAGTCTCCTCATATGTGTCTGTTAGTGCTGATAGTGGAGTCATCCATGCAGTTCGCTCTTTTGACTACGAACAGATTAAAGATTTCCAGTTCCGAGTCAAAGCTCTGGATGGAGGCTCTCCTCCACTCAGTAGTAATGTGACCGTGAAAATAATGATCCAGGACCAGAACGACAACCCTCCTCAGGTTCTGTACCCAGTCCAAACTGGTGGCTCTTTGGTGGCTGAAATGGTGCCTCGTTCAGCAGATGTGGGCTATCTGGTGACTAAAGTGGTGGCTGTGGATGTGGATTCTGGACAGAATGCCTGGCTCTCCTATAAACTGCAGAAAGCCACAGACAGGGCGCTGTTTGAAGTGGGCTTACAGAATGGAGAAATAAGAACTATCCGCCAGGTGACTGATAAAGATGCTGTGAAACAAAGACTGACTGTTATAGTGGAGGACAACGGGCAGCCCTCTCGTTCAGCTACAGTCATTGTTAACGTGGCGGTGGCGGACAGCTTCCCTGAAGTGCTGTCAGAGTTCACTGACTTTACACACGACAAGGATTACAATGACAACCTGACTTTTTACTTAGTGTTGGCTCTGGGTGtagtttccttcctcttcatcacgtGTGTAGTGGTTATTATATCAGTGAAAATCTACAGATGGAGACAGTCTCGCATCCTGTATCACTCCAACCTCCCTGTGATTCCTTATTATCCACCACGTTACTCAGACACTTTGGGGACAGGGACTCTCCAACACGTGTACAATTACGAGGTGTGCAGGACGACTGACTCCAGAAAGAGTGACTGTAAGTTCGGCAGAGCTGGTAGTCAGAATGTGCTGATAATGGACCCCAGTTCTACAGGGACGATGCAGCGGATACAGAGTGAAAAGAGCATCCTGGATGAACTTGACTCTCCTTTAGAGGTGCGTGTCTTTATTTGTGATTCTCCACAAACTTCCTATGAATAA
- the LOC133986320 gene encoding protocadherin beta-16-like: protein MRRQVLLFFSMLSLSPVLGQVSYSIPEEMSKGSLVGNIAQDLGLDLKRLKTGKARLHVGNTAEYIELNKEKGVLLIKEKIDREALCKQTSPCALHFQIILENPIEFYRVTVEITDINDNAPMFKMNNVLFEISESAVKGAKFVLEKAIDYDVGINGLKSYSLNPTNNFVLKLNDNAGGENDVEMVMEKPLDREKQEQLTLTLTAVDGGEPQLSGTVQIHVTVLDVNDNAPVFTQSTYKASLMENSPKGTSLMTVTATDRDQGTNGLVTYSISSNTDGIMDVFDIHGTSGEVRLIGKIDYETSKYYQLDIKARDQGGLTDSCKIVFDIIDVNDNNPVIDLMSTTQSVPEDATFQTVVAVMNVHDADSDINGVVKCFLSDNAPFIIENTSNGFYSIRTDSDLDRERSSEYNITVTCSDEGVPSLSSSVTLTLQISDVNDNAPVFERSSYQAYIVENNTPGLSIFTVKARDADWNQNARVSYILEDSSVNGVPVSSYVSVSADSGVIHAVRSFDYEQIKDFHFLVKVQDGGSPPLSSNVTVKIMIQDQNDNPPQVLYPVQTGGSVVAEMVPRSADVGYLVTKVVAVDVDSGQNAWLSYKLQKATDRALFEVGLQNGEIRTIRQVTDKDAVKQRLTVIVEDNGQPSRSATVIVNVAVADSFPEVLSEFTDFTHDKEYNDNLTFYLVLALAVVSFLFITCLVVIISVKIYRWRQSRILYHSNLPVIPYYPPRYSDTLGTGTLQHVYNYEVCRTTDSRKSDCKFGRAGSQNVLIMDPSSTGTMQRIQSEKSILDETDCTLEVSLLECHKLLHYTSYGSDCFPP, encoded by the coding sequence ATGAGACGGCAAGTACTATTGTTTTTCTCGATGCTCTCTCTTAGTCCTGTGCTTGGGCAGGTCAGCTATTCTATTCCCGAAGAGATGTCGAAAGGCTCGTTGGTCGGCAACATAGCACAGGATTTAGGTTTAGATTTAAAACGGCTAAAAACAGGGAAAGCTCGCTTGCATGTTGGAAACACCGCTGAATACATCgagttaaataaagaaaagggaGTCCTCCTCATCAAAGAGAAAATAGACAGAGAGGCGTTATGCAAACAAACTTCTCCCTGtgctttacattttcaaattattttggAAAACCCCATCGAGTTCTATCGAGTTACCGTAGAAATAACAGATATAAACGACAACGCCCCAATGTTCAAAATgaataatgtgttatttgagATCAGCGAATCGGCTGTCAAGGGGGCAAAATTTGTGTTAGAGAAAGCAATAGATTACGACGTTGGTATAAACGGACTCAAAAGCTACTCCCTTAACCCAACGAATAATTTCGTTTTAAAACTCAATGACAACGCAGGTGGAGAAAATGACGTGGAAATGGTCATGGAGAAACCTCTTGATCGTGAGAAGCAAGAACAATTGACTCTTACATTAACAGCAGTCGACGGGGGTGAACCTCAGCTGTCAGGGACAGTGCAGATACACGTAACTGTATTAGATGTAAATGACAATGCTCCAGTATTTACACAATCAACATATAAAGCTAGTTTGATGGAAAACTCTCCAAAGGGAACGTCATTAATGACTGTAACTGCTACAGATAGAGATCAAGGTACAAATGGTTTAGTTACGTACTCCATTTCGAGTAACACCGACGGCATTATGGATGTATTTGATATACATGGGACAAGTGGGGAGGTACGTCTGATTGGTAAAATAGATTATGAAACATCAAAATATTACCAGTTAGACATTAAAGCAAGAGATCAAGGTGGGCTCACTGACTCATGCAAAATAGTATTTGATATTATTGATGTGAATGACAATAATCCCGTAATAGATCTAATGTCAACTACACAATCTGTACCTGAAGATGCAACGTTTCAAACAGTTGTTGCTGTTATGAATGTGCATGATGCTGACTCGGATATTAATGGAGtggtaaaatgttttcttaGTGATAATGCACCTTTTATCATCGAAAATACATCGAATGGATTCTATAGCATACGAACAGACAGTGatttagacagagagagatccTCTGAGTATAACATTACTGTGACCTGCTCTGATGAGGGAGTGCCCTCCCTCTCCAGTAGCGTCACTCTCACCTTACAGATCTCTGATGTGAATGATAACGCGCCTGTCTTTGAGAGGAGCTCATACCAGGCCTATATTGTAGAAAACAACACACCAGGCCTCTCTATATTCACAGTGAAAGCCAGAGACGCTGACTGGAACCAGAATGCCCGTGTTTCTTACATACTAGAGGACTCCTCTGTTAACGGAGTGCCAGTCTCCTCATATGTGTCCGTTAGTGCTGATAGTGGAGTCATCCATGCAGTTCGCTCCTTTGACTACGAGCAGATCAAAGATTTTCATTTCCTTGTCAAAGTTCAGGATGGAGGCTCTCCTCCACTCAGTAGCAATGTGACTGTGAAAATAATGATCCAGGACCAGAACGACAACCCTCCTCAGGTTCTGTACCCAGTCCAGACTGGTGGCTCTGTGGTGGCTGAAATGGTTCCTCGTTCAGCAGATGTGGGCTATCTGGTGACTAAAGTGGTGGCTGTGGATGTGGACTCTGGACAGAATGCCTGGCTCTCCTATAAACTACAGAAAGCCACAGACAGGGCGCTGTTTGAAGTGGGCTTACAGAATGGAGAAATAAGAACTATCCGCCAGGTGACTGATAAAGATGCTGTGAAACAAAGACTGACTGTTATAGTGGAGGACAACGGGCAGCCCTCTCGTTCAGCCACAGTCATTGTTAACGTGGCGGTGGCTGACAGCTTCCCTGAAGTGCTGTCAGAGTTCACTGACTTTACACACGACAAGGAGTACAATGATAACCTGACTTTTTACTTAGTGTTGGCTCTGGCAGTggtttccttcctcttcatcacatgTTTAGTGGTTATCATATCAGTGAAAATCTACAGATGGAGACAGTCTCGTATCCTGTATCACTCCAATCTCCCTGTGATTCCATATTATCCACCACGTTACTCAGACACTTTGGGGACAGGGACTCTCCAACACGTGTACAATTACGAGGTGTGCAGAACGACTGACTCCAGAAAGAGTGACTGTAAGTTCGGCAGAGCTGGTAGTCAAAACGTGCTGATTATGGACCCCAGTTCTACAGGGACGATGCAGCGGATACAGAGTGAAAAGAGCATCCTGGATGAAACAGACTGTACTCTAGAGGTTAGTCTCCTGGAATGTCACAAATTGTTGCATTACACCTCTTATGGCAGTGATTGTTTTCCACCCTAA
- the LOC133986321 gene encoding protocadherin beta-16-like, translated as MTRQVLLLIICLLFVGTVLGQVSYSIPEEMSRGSLVGNIAHDLGLQTKRLASGKARIYTRDSDEYIELNRERGVLLVKERIDREALCRQTTPCALHFQIILENPMELYTVTVQITDINDNAPTFEKSEMKFKIAESATIGAKFVLERAVDLDVGINDLKSYELKPTDNFALKLHNNADGNKNVEMVLQTPLDREKQEQISLVLTAVDGGEPQMSGTMLIRITVLDANDNAPVFTQHTYTATVTENSPKGTVVATVTASDADQGSNGKITYSITNTLDDIRKVFQVNKDNGDVTLIGNIDFEESRNYQINLLASDEGGLTDSCKLIVDVRDINDNKPEINILSKSKMISEDAKLNTVVTMINIEDLDSGQNGKVQCIISENVPFILKMSTGNFYSLVTDSDLDRERSSEYNITVTCSDEGVSSLSSSITLTLQISDVNDNAPVFERSSYEAYIVENNTPGLSIFTVKARDADWNQNARVSYILEDSTVNGVPVSSYVSVSADSGVIHAVRSFDYEQIKDFQFRVKAQDGGSPPLSSNVTVEIMIQDQNDNPPQVLYPVQTGGSLVAEMVPRSADVGYLVTKVVAVDVDSGQNAWLSYKLQKATDRALFEVGLQNGEIRTIRQVTDKDAVKQRLTVIVDDNGQPSRSATVIVNVAVADSFPEVLSEFTDFTQDKEYNNNLTFYLVLALAVVSFLFITCLVVIISVKIYRWRQSRILYHSNLPVIPYYPPRYSDTLGTGTLQQVYNYEVCRTTDSRKSDCKFGIGGSQNVLIMDPSSTGTMLRIQSEKSILDEPDSPLEVGQFLTKQSSNLCIVAI; from the coding sequence ATGACGAGGCAAGTACTGCTGTTGATTATCTGTCTCCTCTTCGTCGGCACAGTGCTCGGGCAGGTCAGCTACTCTATTCCGGAAGAAATGTCCAGAGGATCTTTGGTGGGAAATATAGCTCATGATTTAGGTTTGCAAACCAAACGTTTAGCGTCTGGTAAAGCTCGAATTTACACCCGAGATAGCGATGAGTACATCGAGCTGAATAGAGAAAGAGGAGTCCTCCTTGTTAAAGAGAGAATCGACAGAGAGGCGCTTTGCAGACAGACGACGCCGTGTGCGTTACATTTTCAGATAATACTGGAGAATCCTATGGAACTTTACACGGTTACAGTCCAGATCACAGATATTAATGATAATGCACCAACCtttgaaaaaagtgaaatgaaattcAAGATTGCCGAGTCAGCGACCATCGGTGCAAAATTTGTACTGGAAAGAGCTGTGGATCTAGATGTTGGAATAAACGATCTTAAAAGCTACGAATTAAAACCAACAGACAATTTTGCTCTTAAATTGCACAATAATGCtgatggaaataaaaatgttgagaTGGTGTTACAGACACCtttagacagagagaaacaagagCAGATATCTCTGGTGTTAACGGCTGTAGATGGAGGAGAGCCGCAGATGTCAGGAACAATGCTGATTCGTATTACAGTTTTAGACGCTAATGATAATGCTCCTGTttttacacaacacacatatacagctACAGTTACTGAGAATTCACCTAAAGGCACAGTTGTAGCCACTGTTACAGCCTCAGATGCAGATCAGGGCTCTAATGGTAAAATAACATACTCGATCACGAATACATTAGACGACATCAGGAAAGTATTTCAGGTAAATAAGGATAATGGTGATGTAACTTTAATCGGAAATATTGACTTTGAAGAGTCACGAAACTATCAAATAAATCTGCTTGCTAGTGATGAAGGCGGACTCACGGATTCTTGTAAATTAATTGTCGATGTACGAGACATAAATGACAACAAGCCTGAAATCAACATCCTGTCAAAATCAAAAATGATATCAGAGGATGCTAAACTCAACACAGTCGTTACCATGATAAACATTGAAGACCTAGATTCAGGACAAAATGGGAAAGTGCAATGCATTATCAGTGAAAATGtcccttttattttaaaaatgtcgACTGGAAATTTCTATAGTTTAGTAACAGACAGTGATTTGGACAGAGAGAGATCCTCTGAGTATAATATAACTGTTACCTGCTCTGATGAGGGAGTGTCCTCCCTCTCCAGTAGCATCACTCTCACCTTACAGATCTCTGATGTGAATGATAACGCGCCTGTCTTTGAGAGGAGCTCATATGAGGCCTACATTGTAGAAAACAACACACCAGGCCTCTCTATATTCACAGTGAAAGCCAGAGATGCTGACTGGAACCAGAATGCCCGTGTTTCTTACATACTGGAGGACTCCACTGTTAACGGAGTGCCAGTCTCCTCATATGTTTCCGTTAGTGCTGATAGTGGAGTCATCCATGCAGTTCGCTCTTTTGACTACGAGCAGATCAAAGATTTCCAGTTCCGTGTCAAAGCGCAAGATGGAGGCTCCCCTCCACTCAGTAGTAATGTGACTGTGGAAATAATGATCCAGGACCAGAACGACAACCCCCCTCAGGTTCTGTACCCAGTCCAGACTGGTGGCTCTCTGGTGGCTGAAATGGTTCCTCGTTCAGCAGATGTGGGCTATCTTGTCACTAAAGTGGTGGCTGTGGATGTGGACTCTGGACAGAATGCCTGGCTCTCCTATAAACTGCAGAAAGCCACAGACAGGGCGCTGTTTGAAGTGGGCTTACAGAATGGAGAAATAAGAACTATCCGCCAGGTGACTGATAAAGATGCTGTGAAACAAAGACTGACTGTTATAGTGGATGACAACGGTCAGCCCTCTCGCTCAGCTACAGTCATTGTTAACGTGGCGGTGGCGGACAGCTTCCCTGAAGTGCTGTCAGAGTTCACTGACTTTACACAAGACAAGGAGTACAATAACAACCTGACTTTTTACTTAGTGTTGGCTCTGGCTGTAGTTTCCTTCCTTTTCATCACGTGTTTAGTAGTTATTATATCAGTGAAAATCTACAGATGGAGACAGTCTCGCATCCTGTATCACTCCAATCTGCCTGTGATTCCATATTATCCACCACGTTACTCAGACACTTTGGGGACAGGGACCCTCCAACAGGTGTACAATTATGAAGTGTGCAGGACGACTGACTCCAGAAAGAGTGACTGTAAGTTCGGCATAGGTGGTAGTCAAAACGTGCTGATAATGGACCCCAGTTCTACAGGGACGATGCTGCGGATACAGAGTGAAAAGAGCATCCTGGATGAACCAGACTCTCCTTTAGAGGTTGGTCAATTCCTTACAAAACAGTCATCTAATTTATGTATTGTTGCAATTTAA